A portion of the Thermogemmatispora onikobensis genome contains these proteins:
- a CDS encoding NAD+ synthase — protein MHIVPLRIALAQINVTVGDLDGNAEKIWTAMREAHQAGAHIVCTPELALTGYPPEDLLLKPGFVSANLRRLQWLIERSKELPGLTAIIGYVDRDEDIYNAAAVIGGGRLYGTYHKHYLPNYSVFDEYRYFQAGRTAPLFLINGVHVGITICEDIWYPAGPLTLQAHAGAEVIININGSPYHAGKRHFREQMLATRAADNGLIVAYLNLVGGQDELVFDGGSMVFNEQGRLIARAKQFEEDLLVVDLDVASVFRSRLHDPRRRQERLELHPEEVPMIVVSAESMPPPTLDGRPLLGTSQRIEPALERLAEIYAALVLGTRDYVRKTGFSKAIVGLSGGIDSSLTAVIAADALGAENVLGVSMPSAYSSEGSKTDARQLAENLGIQLITVPIEEIFRTSLRVMAPALGEGDHGLAAENLQARIRGNILMTISNKLGPIVLTTGNKSEMATGYSTLYGDMAGGFAVLKDVPKTLVYELSRYRNSLGERPVIPQAVLEKAPSAELRPGQRDSDSLPPYELLDPILQAYAEEDRSFEEMVAMGFDPGLVERVMQLVDRSEYKRRQAPPGVKITPRAFGRDRRLPITNRYRDRPEG, from the coding sequence ATGCATATCGTACCCCTGCGTATTGCGCTAGCGCAGATCAACGTCACGGTCGGTGACCTGGACGGTAACGCCGAGAAAATCTGGACGGCCATGCGTGAGGCGCATCAGGCTGGTGCGCACATCGTCTGCACACCGGAGCTGGCGCTCACTGGCTATCCTCCCGAGGATCTGCTGCTCAAACCGGGCTTCGTCTCCGCAAACCTGCGTCGCCTGCAGTGGCTCATCGAGCGCAGCAAGGAGCTGCCTGGGTTGACAGCGATCATCGGCTATGTTGATCGTGACGAAGACATCTACAATGCAGCAGCGGTCATCGGCGGTGGGCGCCTCTACGGCACCTACCATAAACACTATCTACCAAACTATAGTGTCTTCGACGAGTACCGCTACTTTCAGGCCGGACGGACAGCGCCCCTCTTTCTGATCAATGGCGTCCATGTTGGCATTACGATCTGCGAGGATATCTGGTATCCGGCTGGCCCGTTGACCCTGCAGGCCCATGCTGGAGCCGAGGTGATTATCAATATCAATGGCTCGCCCTATCATGCCGGCAAGCGCCATTTCCGTGAGCAGATGCTGGCGACGCGAGCCGCCGATAACGGCCTGATCGTGGCCTATCTGAATCTCGTCGGCGGCCAGGACGAGCTGGTTTTTGACGGCGGCAGTATGGTCTTCAACGAGCAGGGGCGGCTGATCGCGCGGGCCAAACAGTTTGAAGAGGATCTCCTGGTGGTTGATCTTGACGTTGCCTCCGTCTTCCGCTCACGGCTGCACGATCCTCGCCGGCGCCAGGAGCGACTGGAGCTGCACCCTGAAGAAGTCCCCATGATTGTCGTCTCCGCCGAGAGCATGCCCCCGCCGACCCTGGACGGGCGCCCGCTGCTTGGTACCAGCCAGCGTATCGAACCAGCGCTAGAGCGGCTGGCAGAAATCTATGCGGCCCTCGTCTTGGGCACGCGCGACTATGTGCGCAAGACCGGTTTCAGCAAAGCCATCGTGGGACTCTCGGGCGGCATCGACTCCTCTCTGACGGCGGTCATTGCCGCCGATGCCCTGGGGGCCGAGAACGTCCTCGGTGTTTCCATGCCATCTGCTTACTCCTCCGAAGGGAGCAAGACTGATGCCCGGCAACTGGCCGAGAATCTGGGCATCCAGCTCATCACCGTCCCCATTGAAGAGATCTTCCGCACCTCGCTGCGCGTCATGGCGCCGGCCCTGGGCGAAGGCGATCACGGCCTGGCCGCCGAAAATCTGCAGGCGCGCATCCGGGGAAACATTCTGATGACCATCTCTAACAAGCTAGGGCCGATTGTGCTAACCACAGGCAACAAGTCCGAGATGGCCACCGGCTACAGCACGCTCTATGGAGACATGGCTGGCGGCTTTGCCGTTCTCAAAGACGTACCCAAGACCCTGGTCTACGAGCTGAGTCGCTACCGCAACTCATTGGGCGAGCGTCCGGTCATTCCGCAGGCAGTCCTGGAAAAAGCTCCCTCAGCCGAGCTGCGTCCGGGCCAGAGAGATAGCGATAGTCTGCCGCCCTACGAGCTTCTCGACCCTATTCTCCAGGCCTATGCCGAGGAAGATCGCAGCTTTGAAGAGATGGTAGCGATGGGCTTCGATCCGGGCCTGGTTGAGCGCGTCATGCAGCTGGTCGATCGGAGTGAATACAAGCGCCGCCAGGCTCCGCCGGGAGTGAAGATAACGCCACGCGCATTTGGGCGTGATCGTCGCCTGCCGATTACGAACCGCTACCGTGATCGGCCCGAGGGATAG
- the glmS gene encoding glutamine--fructose-6-phosphate transaminase (isomerizing) — translation MCGIIGYVGAAGTDVTSILLDGLRRLEYRGYDSTGIAVLTASGELQVYRRAGKLANLAAAVENGARPAPGSLGIGHTRWATHGRPSDTNAHPHADCDGLITVVHNGIIENYAELRQRLEQEGHSFRSETDTEVLAHLVERAYRGEAQGDLLEAVRLALQPVRGSYAMAVLCREQPQLLVGARYNGPFLVVGLGEREHFLASDIAAFLKYTRRVVIIDEGELVALRPEGLTIQRLDGTFVERAPTTVEWDAEAAEKGGYPHFMLKEIYEQPEAFTRSLLGRVRAGQLCLPELEALQHSGALEKVRRIVIVACGTSYHAGLVGKYVIERWARLPVEVITAGEFRYADPLVGPDTLCIAVTQSGETADVLVSARQAREQGAPVVAITNVVASAVTRLADAVLYIQAGPEICVVATKTFIATLAQLYLLGLFLGLQRGTLRPERASEVLQALEQLPAKIQRILDRAAANDPIAPLARELAPLQSVMFIGRGVGYPTALEGALKLKEVSYIHAEGFPAGELKHGSIALLDPETPLVAIATASHVYEKVVSNMQQVRARDARVIAVATEGDEAIREHADVVLYVPPTLEELSPVLAAIPLQLLAYHAAVARGCNVDQPRNLAKSVTVE, via the coding sequence ATGTGCGGGATTATTGGCTACGTCGGTGCCGCTGGCACCGATGTTACGTCCATTTTGCTTGACGGGCTACGTCGACTTGAATACCGGGGCTATGACTCTACCGGCATTGCTGTTCTGACGGCCAGTGGCGAATTGCAGGTCTATCGCCGTGCAGGCAAGCTGGCCAATCTGGCGGCAGCGGTCGAGAACGGGGCCCGTCCAGCCCCCGGTTCCCTGGGAATCGGTCATACCCGCTGGGCCACCCACGGGCGTCCCAGCGATACCAATGCCCACCCGCATGCCGACTGCGACGGGCTTATCACCGTGGTGCATAACGGCATTATCGAGAACTATGCCGAGCTGCGCCAGCGCCTGGAACAGGAAGGGCATTCCTTCCGTTCCGAGACCGACACCGAAGTATTGGCTCATCTTGTTGAGCGTGCCTATCGCGGCGAAGCCCAGGGTGATCTGCTGGAGGCCGTACGTCTGGCCCTGCAGCCTGTGCGTGGCTCCTATGCTATGGCCGTCCTCTGTCGCGAGCAGCCCCAGCTTCTGGTCGGGGCGCGCTACAACGGCCCCTTCCTGGTAGTGGGCCTGGGCGAGCGCGAGCACTTTCTGGCCTCCGATATCGCGGCCTTCCTCAAGTATACGCGGCGGGTCGTCATCATTGACGAAGGGGAACTGGTGGCCCTGCGGCCCGAGGGCCTCACCATTCAACGTCTGGATGGGACCTTTGTCGAGCGAGCCCCGACCACCGTCGAGTGGGACGCCGAAGCCGCTGAGAAGGGTGGCTACCCTCACTTCATGCTCAAAGAGATTTATGAGCAGCCAGAGGCCTTCACGCGCTCGCTGCTGGGGCGCGTGCGCGCGGGTCAGCTCTGCCTGCCCGAGTTGGAGGCGCTCCAGCACTCCGGGGCCTTGGAGAAGGTCAGGCGCATAGTCATTGTTGCCTGCGGTACCTCCTATCACGCGGGCCTGGTCGGGAAATATGTCATCGAGCGCTGGGCGCGTCTGCCCGTCGAAGTGATCACGGCGGGAGAGTTCCGCTACGCTGATCCCCTGGTCGGGCCGGACACCCTTTGTATCGCTGTTACCCAATCGGGTGAGACCGCCGATGTGCTCGTCAGCGCACGTCAGGCGCGAGAGCAAGGGGCGCCAGTCGTGGCCATTACCAATGTTGTGGCCAGTGCAGTGACGCGACTGGCCGACGCCGTGCTCTATATTCAGGCGGGGCCGGAGATCTGCGTGGTGGCTACCAAGACCTTCATTGCCACCCTGGCCCAGCTCTACCTGCTTGGTCTCTTCCTGGGCCTACAGCGAGGCACCCTCCGTCCCGAGCGGGCCAGTGAGGTCTTGCAGGCCCTGGAGCAGCTACCGGCAAAGATTCAGCGGATTCTCGACCGCGCGGCGGCGAATGATCCCATTGCGCCACTGGCACGTGAGCTGGCCCCGCTTCAGAGCGTCATGTTCATCGGGCGCGGCGTGGGCTACCCGACAGCCCTGGAGGGTGCCCTCAAGCTCAAAGAGGTTTCCTACATCCACGCCGAGGGCTTCCCTGCTGGCGAACTCAAGCACGGCTCTATCGCCCTGCTTGATCCTGAGACGCCGCTGGTGGCCATTGCTACGGCCTCGCACGTCTACGAAAAAGTGGTCAGCAATATGCAGCAAGTCCGCGCGCGCGACGCCCGGGTGATCGCAGTGGCCACCGAGGGAGACGAAGCCATTCGCGAGCATGCCGACGTCGTCCTCTACGTACCGCCGACACTGGAGGAGCTGAGCCCTGTGCTGGCGGCGATCCCCCTTCAGCTCCTGGCCTATCACGCGGCAGTCGCCCGTGGCTGTAACGTTGATCAGCCGCGCAACCTGGCCAAGTCGGTGACCGTGGAGTAG
- a CDS encoding lytic transglycosylase domain-containing protein translates to MPQFRPFPPFQGVGGPESAGEQAQGVHLAGSASGVEASSRPQTTARPGEQVHHQFAPFGPFSWPATGPLSTVSSRLPSHEQPGTSGATAPFTTEPLRRQLTPTTDQYLAIAPGPEPEPAVPPAPLPVSLPQPLSTAALAEGSGTTDQLAELPRQPQTTGNLVDLFATLQATLEQPRRMVVIPAERPRQPAQEPANPRRLSVRQRQSIILTVLVMAILVTMLTLSPLAGGNAVPLLGGIREWIQNQQTAWQIAAHQQPTDANNGGGGGTPLLNFNPPNLPFMTIPNSPYVLIAQQAALDAGISPVYFVRQINTESGFNPYAVSPAGAVGIAQFLPSTAAGLGIDPWNPVEALRGAARLMASYARSYGGDYAKALAAYNAGSGNLQNALNSCGGAWLSCMPAETQNYVYRIMGI, encoded by the coding sequence ATGCCGCAGTTTCGCCCGTTCCCGCCGTTTCAGGGTGTCGGAGGGCCTGAATCGGCGGGCGAGCAGGCACAAGGAGTGCACTTAGCCGGTTCAGCTTCAGGAGTAGAGGCCTCTTCACGACCACAGACCACGGCCAGGCCCGGTGAGCAGGTCCATCATCAGTTTGCTCCTTTTGGGCCATTTTCCTGGCCGGCGACCGGCCCGCTCTCCACCGTATCCAGTCGCCTGCCCTCCCATGAGCAGCCTGGTACTTCCGGTGCCACCGCTCCTTTCACGACGGAGCCACTGCGGAGGCAGCTGACGCCGACCACTGATCAATACCTGGCTATTGCTCCAGGCCCAGAGCCTGAGCCAGCAGTGCCGCCAGCTCCCCTGCCCGTCTCGCTCCCCCAGCCGCTGTCAACGGCGGCCCTGGCGGAAGGCTCGGGAACGACCGATCAGCTTGCAGAGCTACCGCGTCAGCCCCAAACCACAGGCAATCTGGTCGACCTGTTTGCCACTCTGCAGGCGACACTGGAGCAGCCACGGCGTATGGTAGTCATCCCTGCCGAGCGGCCCCGCCAGCCGGCGCAGGAGCCGGCGAATCCGCGGCGGTTGAGCGTCCGCCAGCGCCAGAGCATTATTCTCACAGTGCTGGTCATGGCGATCCTGGTGACGATGCTTACGCTCTCACCGCTAGCCGGTGGCAACGCCGTTCCTCTTCTCGGCGGGATCAGGGAATGGATTCAGAATCAGCAAACGGCCTGGCAGATTGCCGCCCACCAGCAGCCAACGGATGCCAATAATGGCGGGGGCGGGGGCACCCCCCTCCTCAACTTCAACCCGCCCAATCTGCCCTTTATGACCATCCCTAACAGTCCCTATGTCCTCATCGCCCAGCAGGCAGCTCTCGACGCCGGTATCTCGCCTGTCTACTTCGTGCGCCAGATCAATACTGAGAGCGGCTTCAACCCCTATGCGGTTTCACCCGCGGGCGCTGTGGGCATCGCTCAGTTTCTGCCCAGTACTGCCGCGGGCCTGGGCATTGATCCCTGGAATCCAGTTGAGGCCCTGCGTGGAGCCGCCCGCCTGATGGCCAGCTATGCCCGTAGCTACGGTGGTGACTACGCTAAAGCCCTGGCCGCCTATAACGCCGGCTCCGGCAACCTGCAAAACGCCCTCAACTCCTGCGGCGGCGCCTGGCTGAGTTGCATGCCAGCCGAAACCCAGAACTACGTCTATCGCATCATGGGCATCTGA
- a CDS encoding CoxG family protein codes for MDVEGAYTLQATPEEVWKCLMDQQILRQVLPGVEHLEALDENRYAIRLAVRHAPLRGSYEGLVTVSDQEYPHCYRITVEGESRHGPVRGEGWVRLLRREHNTVVSYQGVLNVGRAGLLPAPVLRGTTKMLIQQFFLGLADQLRVMRPPEIEEASEVAAQPNQVSAQRQERAWPPEAIRASESGLPARGRTPLHSLVRRLRLGGGDPQAEERWVQAIRRTAMLAVLLLLVWVGTRLPRRLLA; via the coding sequence ATGGACGTTGAGGGAGCATACACACTCCAGGCAACTCCTGAAGAAGTATGGAAATGCCTGATGGATCAACAGATTCTCCGCCAGGTCCTGCCGGGGGTAGAGCACCTGGAGGCTCTGGATGAGAATCGCTATGCCATCAGGCTGGCTGTCAGGCATGCCCCGCTGCGAGGTAGTTACGAAGGGCTGGTCACTGTCTCTGATCAAGAGTACCCTCACTGCTATCGCATTACCGTCGAAGGTGAGAGCCGCCACGGTCCAGTGCGGGGAGAGGGTTGGGTGCGTCTACTGCGGCGTGAGCATAATACCGTCGTCTCCTACCAGGGGGTTTTGAACGTTGGGCGGGCTGGTCTCTTGCCCGCACCTGTGTTGCGCGGCACAACCAAAATGCTCATTCAGCAGTTCTTCCTGGGCCTGGCTGACCAGCTGCGCGTGATGCGCCCGCCTGAGATCGAAGAGGCCTCGGAAGTAGCGGCCCAGCCAAACCAGGTGAGCGCTCAGCGTCAGGAACGGGCCTGGCCGCCAGAGGCCATCAGGGCCAGTGAGTCAGGTCTACCAGCTAGGGGCAGAACGCCGCTCCATAGCCTGGTGCGCCGTCTGCGCCTCGGAGGCGGTGATCCGCAGGCAGAAGAGCGCTGGGTGCAGGCGATCCGCCGTACGGCCATGCTGGCGGTCCTGCTCTTGCTTGTCTGGGTAGGAACCAGGCTACCGCGGCGATTGCTGGCCTGA
- a CDS encoding cation:proton antiporter, whose amino-acid sequence MPIPLVESYLILFLLIALVTILVTRWIAVPYTLGLVIVGLLLSALHLLPPLQLDPELVLFVFLPALLFEGAWSLNWQLLKNEWRSIFFLAGPGLILSLCLIAALLHWLEGLDWRVAFLLAAILSPTDPVAVLSLFRQLHLDERLAVIIEGESLFNDGVAGALYQVFLAVVLLALPAESTQPATGLPLPLMGLLLFLLEGGGALVLGLFGGWLLCQLLRHIDDALSEIGLTILAAYGLYLLADRLHLSAIITVIVVGLLLGNYGRRIGMSATTRAAVDTFWSVVAFIANALLFLLIGAQLNPLALPPLPGGALVSLLSAAFAIGVVLLARLFLVLLLAARSWLTIAGRKGLLPFTWQLVIFWGGLRGALSLALALALPLTLPQRPLILASTGAVVLFTLLVQGLSMRWLLLRLPSLRDHQIAADSDAEADQPPPAAPGKSGTGQVAEDR is encoded by the coding sequence ATGCCGATCCCACTGGTGGAGAGCTACCTTATCCTTTTCTTGCTCATTGCTCTGGTGACCATCCTGGTCACACGCTGGATCGCCGTTCCCTATACCCTGGGCCTGGTGATCGTCGGGCTGCTCTTAAGCGCCCTTCATCTCCTTCCTCCGCTGCAACTTGACCCTGAGCTGGTGCTCTTTGTCTTCTTGCCAGCCTTGCTCTTCGAAGGGGCCTGGTCGCTGAATTGGCAGTTGCTCAAGAACGAGTGGCGCAGCATCTTCTTCCTCGCCGGCCCGGGGCTGATTCTCTCGCTCTGTCTGATCGCTGCCCTGCTCCACTGGCTGGAAGGGCTTGACTGGAGGGTCGCTTTCCTGCTGGCAGCCATTCTGTCGCCCACCGATCCAGTGGCCGTGCTGAGCCTCTTTCGCCAGCTCCATCTCGATGAGCGCCTGGCGGTGATCATCGAGGGCGAAAGCCTTTTCAATGACGGCGTGGCCGGCGCACTCTACCAGGTTTTTCTGGCCGTCGTCCTGCTGGCCCTCCCAGCAGAGTCCACCCAGCCTGCCACGGGCCTGCCCCTGCCCCTGATGGGGTTGCTGCTCTTCCTGTTAGAAGGGGGAGGCGCCCTCGTCCTGGGTCTCTTCGGCGGCTGGTTGCTCTGTCAGCTGCTACGCCACATCGACGACGCCCTGAGCGAGATCGGCCTGACGATCCTCGCCGCCTATGGCCTCTACCTGCTGGCGGATCGCCTCCATCTCTCGGCCATCATTACGGTGATCGTGGTCGGTCTGCTCCTCGGGAACTATGGCCGACGCATCGGCATGTCTGCCACCACCCGCGCCGCGGTCGACACTTTTTGGAGCGTTGTGGCCTTCATCGCCAACGCTCTACTCTTCTTGCTGATCGGCGCTCAATTGAATCCGCTCGCCTTGCCACCACTGCCAGGGGGAGCCCTGGTCAGCCTGCTGAGCGCGGCCTTTGCCATCGGCGTGGTACTGCTGGCACGCCTGTTCCTGGTCCTGTTGCTGGCTGCCCGCTCCTGGCTGACCATTGCCGGACGCAAGGGCCTCTTGCCTTTCACCTGGCAACTGGTCATCTTCTGGGGAGGACTGCGCGGTGCGCTTTCGCTCGCTCTGGCCCTGGCACTGCCGTTGACGCTGCCACAGCGCCCGCTCATCCTGGCCTCCACCGGAGCCGTTGTGCTCTTCACCCTGCTCGTCCAGGGGCTCAGCATGCGCTGGCTCCTGCTCCGGCTGCCTTCTTTGCGTGACCACCAGATTGCTGCCGACTCCGATGCTGAGGCGGATCAGCCACCACCTGCGGCCCCTGGCAAGTCGGGAACCGGACAGGTAGCAGAAGATCGCTGA